A genomic region of Cannabis sativa cultivar Pink pepper isolate KNU-18-1 chromosome 1, ASM2916894v1, whole genome shotgun sequence contains the following coding sequences:
- the LOC115704681 gene encoding GATA transcription factor 21 produces the protein MDLPSSYHNSNINNNLSPYFVDLKEDQTSSSLSLSSSCPHPFMMNNPAQDQGNFLYTRETKQFQLQPADHVGSSSRDHHHPRAEENHELLFDNNNHDLKLSIATTTTTTTEDHHHHHINYDMKYHNSHDENNINSVKWMSSKMRMMRKMITNNNNNSDQTASNDDISTTNFITSTTTDHDQNFEPQPPPQPHVMKINIKHPGSPTDHSTSSNSSNNNATIIRVCSDCNTTKTPLWRSGPRGPKSLCNACGIRQRKARRAMAAAAAAAAGSTNGTVVPVDKPSMKNTNKEKKSKSSTATNNNNNNNCVPFKKRCQSRGRRKNKVCFEDLIVSVSKNTSAFQRVFPQDERDAAILLMALSYGLVHG, from the exons ATGGATCTTCCTTCTTCTTACCATAATagcaatattaataataatttatcacCTTATTTTGTTGACCTTAAAGAAGATCAAACTTCTTCATCCTTATCTCTCTCATCATCATGTCCTCATCCTTTCATGATGAATAATCCAGCTCAAGATCAAGGGAATTTTCTCTATACCAGGGAGACAAAACAATTTCAACTCCAACcg GCTGATCACGTTGGATCATCATCACGTGACCATCATCATCCAAGAGCTGAAGAAAATCATgaattattatttgataataataatcatgatttgaAATTAAGCATTGCTACTACTACTACCACTACTACTgaagatcatcatcatcatcatatcaATTACGATATGAAATATCACAACAGCCATGATGAGAATAATATCAATTCGGTTAAGTGGATGTCTTCAAAGATGAGGATGATGAGAAAGATgatcactaataataataacaattcgGATCAAACAGCCAGTAATGATGACATATCAACTACAAATTTCATCACTTCTACTACTACTGATCATGATCAAAACTTCGAACCACAGCCACCACCACAACCTCATGTGATGAAGATCAATATCAAGCATCCTGGATCGCCTACTGATCACAGCACCAGTTCTAATTCCTCAAACAACAACGCCACAATCATTAGGGTTTGTTCTGACTGTAACACCACCAAAACCCCTCTTTGGAGAAGTGGTCCAAGAGGCCctaag TCTCTTTGCAATGCTTGTGGAATTCGACAAAGGAAGGCGAGAAGGGCAATGGCTGCCGCGGCTGCTGCGGCCGCGGGATCCACCAACGGAACAGTTGTTCCGGTGGACAAACCATCTATGAAGAATactaataaagaaaagaaatcaAAAAGTAGTACtgctactaataataataataataacaattgtGTTCCATTCAAGAAAAGATGCCAATCTAGAGGAAGGAGGAAGAACAAGGTTTGTTTTGAGGATCTGATAGTAAGTGTGAGCAAGAACAC